CGCGTTCGGCGTCGAAGTGCCCGAGCAGCGGCAGCGTCACGATGCCGTCCCAGACCTCGATCACGGGCGTCGAGAGCGCGTGAATGGTCATCTTTTGCGCCTCGATCTCCTTCCGCGCGGCCTCGAGGGAGACGATCGTGCCGCGCTGGAAGTCGATCTGCTGCTTCGCCGCCTCGATCTCGTTGCGCGTGTGGATGAGCGCCGAGACGTCGCGCTGGATCCCGAGGACGTACGGGGCCGTGCCGTCCGGAGCTCGCTCGAGCGGGATGAGCAGCGTCTCGACCCATGTCAGTGAGGAGCGGACCTCGATGTCGCCCAGTCGCTGCTTCTCCAGCCGTTCGTCCCCAGAAGCCCGATGGCGCCGCGGCAGCGCGCGGCGCCACTATTTTCATCGGTGTTCCCCGCGCGGGGAACTTTTCCTGCGAGCGCGGGTCGTCTGCTCATGCACCCGATCCGCGCGCAGGTCCCCGCCGAGAGCATTGCCCGCCCGCCCGAGCCCGGTAGGGCCCACGCGCCCGACGTGCCCTACGCGCCCGCGCTCCCGTCCACGGACAGGATCCCCAGCCTGCTCTTCGTGGACCCGCCCGCGCGGGCCGATCTCGACGAGCTGCGGCAGTCTCTCTCGTTCGCGTTCACCAGCGGCGTCTCCGGAGGGCTCTTCGGCCAGGCGCTCGATCGGGCGCCCATCGCGCCCTCCACGTGGGATCCGAAGAGCTTCGCGCCCGACCTGTTCCTGGAGGAGCTCGTGGCCCGGTGCTTCCGCGTCCGCGTCGGGGGGCACGAGGCCGTCGTCCACCGAGGGTTCATCCTCCGCGTCCTCTCGCGGCCCCCGAGCGACACGCGCGTGACCGAGCTCCGGAGGGGGATCCTCCACGAGCTCTCGGGCTCACCCACGTTTCGCCGGCAGCTCGAGAGGCTCTACACGGCCTCGTGCCGATTGCGGGGCGCGCTCGAGGGCGCGGTGGCAGGGAAGAAGTTCGATCCGACGCGGCGGCAGCTCGACGTGCTCGCGATCGTCAAAGAGGTCTTCGACCTGATGAGCGAGTCATTCGAGGGCGCCCGATCGGGCCTCTCCCGGCTGCGCGATTTCGGGCAGGCGGTGCAGGCGACCGAGGGATATCGATCGATGGCCGATCTCCTCGATTACGACGAGCACCTCGCGACGCTCCGCCTGGACATCCGCGTCGGCGCCGACGGCCGAATCCGAGGCTTCGACGTCGTGACCGTCCGGGAGCGGCAGGAGAACCCGTTCGTCCTGTCGCCGGTGCGGCGCTGGCTCGCGAAGCTCGAGATGTTCTTCCGTGGGTACAGCTTTGGCGACGGAGAGGTCATGGCGAGGCTCGTCGACGCGGTGTTCGAGGGCGTCGAGGATCAGGTCGTCAAGCTGGTCCCGCTCGTCGGAGAGATGGAGGTCTACCTGGGAGCGCTCGGCTTCCGGGATCTCGCCGAAGCGGCGGGGCTCGAGGTCTGCCTGCCGGAGCTCCGGTCCGGAGCGGAGGGCGAGCGCGTGCTCCTCGGCCTCTTCAATCCGCTCCTCGTCGCCGGCGGAGGGAAGGCGGTGCCGTGCGACGTCGTGACCGATCGGGCCGACACGACGCTGCTGGTCACGGGGCCGAACTCGGGCGGAAAGACTCGCCTGCTCCAGTCGGTGGCGCTGACGCAGCTCCTCGCGCAGGCAGGCATGTTCGTGCCGGCGCGCAGGGCGAGCGTTGCCCGCGTCCCGGGGCTCGTGGTGTCGCTCATCCAGGAGACGAAGTTCGATCAGAGCGAGGGGCGGCTCGGCATGGAGCTCCTCCGGATCCGGGCGCTCTTCGAGGAGCTCGGCCCGGGAGCGATGGTGATCCTCGACGAGCTCTGCTCGGGGACGAACCCGTCCGAGGGGGAGGAGATCTTCGAGCTCGTCGTCACGCTGCTCGAGAAGCTCCGCCCGCAGGCGTTCATCACCACGCATTTCCTGACGTTCGCGGCGCGGCTCGAGCGGGAAAAGGCGATAAGGAACCTCCGTTTCGTCCAGGTCGAGCTCGACGCGGCGCAGAGGCCCACGTACCAGTTCGTCGACGGCGTGGCCGCGACCTCGCTCGCGGCCCAGGCAGCGGCCCGGCTCGGCGTGACCCGCGGCGAGCTCGAGGGCCTCATCGATCGCAACATCGATCGCAACCTGCTCGCCTCCCGAGCGCTGTCCGTCGTGGGTCGGGACTCCGCGTTCGCGGGTCCTTCCGTCGTGGGTCGGGACTCCGCGTTCGCGGGTCCCTCCGGGGAGAGCTGACGTGGCGACGTTCCTCACGACGGAGCGGATGAACCCCGCGCTCCGCGCGCGCGTGGAGCGGGCCGCCAGCCACCGGACGCGCGCGCGCCATCACGCGGCTCGCGCCGGGATCAAGGGGACGTTCGCGAGCGACAAGCGGATCGGGCGCGCGCGGCTGCTCACGCTGCTGACGGCGGCGGCCGTCGTGCTCCTCGCGGTCGCGATGTACCTCCAGGATCGCCGCGCCATCGAGGCCGAGCGGCGCGCCCTTCTGGCCGTGCTCGACGAGCGCCGCGCGGAGTTCCCGGCGGGCTACGAGGGCTTCGTCGAGGCGACGGATCGCTGGATCGGGGAGGCCGCGAGCGACGGGGACCCCGCCGATGTCGTGGACCCTTCGCTCCGCGCTCCAGGGGCGCTCGACGCCCTGCTCCACCGGCCCGCCGTGTACGTGCGCGCGCCTCGCGCCGAGCTGCGCGACGCGCGCAAGATCGACGACGCCGCGCGCGGATCCGACAAGGATGCGTTCCTCCTGTGCCTCCTGAAGCCTCCGCCCTCGCCCTCGGAGCGCGATCTGCTCACGAAGGTGCGAGGCGTGTATTTCGGCGGGACCAAGGTCGACGAGGAGACAGCGAACGTCCGCCGGCTCGCCGAGGCGCGGCTCGGCCTCGCGGTGCTCGGCCCCGTGTTCGAGGGCTCGGTGCGCGCGGCCCGCGACGTCGCGGCGCTAAGGAGGCACCGCAACGAGCTGGATCGATCCCCGATCGAGCTGGCGAAGAAGGCGGCCGGCGCGGAGTTGCTGATCATCGTGGCCGACAGCCCGGTCGAGAGCACGACGTCCGCGAGCTCGGCGCGCGTCTCGCTCGTGGATCTCGCGGCGAAGAAGGTGCTTTTGCGCGTGGGCCGGCGGGTCGACCAGCAAGGGCTCTCCCCGACGGGCGTGCTCCATCGCGAGCAGATCGAGGGCTGCGGCCTCGCCTTCGCGGTGCGGCGCAGCGTCGAGAAGTGAAGGCTTCGATCCCCGGCGCGGGAGCCGCTCGCGGCGCTGCGCTGGGCGGCGCTGGCGCCGGCGCTCCTGCTGCTCGCGGCGGGGGTGGGGGCAGTGACGAGCGAGGAGAAGCCGGGCTGTGAGGGGTGGCGGGCCGCCTCGGCGGGGGACGAAGGTCGTGGTGGAGCTGCCACGTGGGGATGCTGGACGGGGGTGAGGCACCGGACGGGGCACTTTCGCACCGTGGTAGGCTGCTCTTCGCTACCGAAGGATCCAGAACAACGCCGATGCTGCGCAAAAAACAACCCGGGAACAATCATCAGACAAAGAAGAACACGACCCTCAGCGGTGCCACCCAGACCGGTGCCAGCAAGATGAATTCGGATCGCGGCCGCGCCGCGACCAAGACGAATATCCCCCTCACCAAGCAGGCCCCCGCCGCGACGACCCTGACCGCCGCCCCCACTCCCTCGACCTCCAGTACCTCCGCGGCGCGACCCCCGCCTCCGCCGATGACACCCGATCAGGCGCAGGTTACGGCCTACAACAGCCGGCGACGGCCGACCCTCGATCATCTGCCCGCTGACCGCTGGTGGAAGCTCTTCATTGACAGCAAGCATCACGGCGAGGCCCAGAAGACGAAAAAGCCGGAGGCGTTCTACGACAACGACAAGTCGCCCGGGTACAGCAGCGCCATCATGGACGTGTTCGATAATGTGCTGCTCAGCGACGGGCCTCACTTCAAACGCAGACTGGACGCTGAATATTATCGATTCCTGCATGAGAAGGTCACAGCTGGCGTGACCATCAACGAGGGCGGAAAGCAATGGAGTGAGTACGAGGACGGCAGGCAGACCTCGTTCGGGTCATATGACTGGGACAGCTGGCCCACGGGGGATACCCGCGCCTATGGCATCAGGGAAGCGGACGTCAAGGCGGCCATCGAGGAGATGAGGCGGGAGGGGCTCATCTACACTCCTGACGACGTCAACATACGAAAGCTGAGCCAGGAAGATCAGGACAGGATTGGCGTGCACCTGCTCGACAGCAATGGCACGATGAGCGCCGCTTACCGCCCGGGCGAGGCCGAGAAGCGCGTGAAGGCCATCCTGGAAAGGTACAACAAGGAGATCAAAGCGGCGAAGACACACGACGCCGCGCTGGCCGCGATCGCCAGGACCGTCCGGGCCCTCCACGTCGGGCATTTCTTCCGCGATGCCAACGGCAGGCTCAACATCTACGTCGTCCTCAACAAGCTCCTCACCGACGAGGGGTACAGCCCGGTGATCCTGCCCTATGGCCCGGAGGTCTTCGGCGGAATGAAGACCATCGACGAGCTGGTGAAGGACATCAAGGACGGCATGAATGACTTCTGGGACGAGGTGGACGACGCTCGCAATCGGGAGCGCGTGCAGTAGAGCGGTGACCGTCGAGCCCGACGGGACACGCTTACCTGCTGAAATCGCTCGGTTTTCCGCCTCAGAAAATGTGTGGGTAAGCCATTGAGACCCGGGACGGGACCACGGCGGGGGCGCAATCGGCAGCGGCGCAGAGCTCGATGGCGGGGCGAAGACGTCGGCGACGCGCACGGAGCCACCCACGGCGGCGCTCTCGATGAGCGCGCGGCGCCCCCCGCCCTCTCCCGCTCAGCGCGCGCACATCTCCATCAGCATCGTCTCCAGCACCGCCTGCGCCGGGCGGCGGCTGCTCTTCAGCGCGAGATCCGTCTCCGCGAGCACGCGCATCCAGCCGGCGAGCGCGCCCTTCGGGAGCTGGCGGACCGACTGCGCCACGTCGTTCGCCTTGAAGGGGGCCACGCCCGCGCGCTGGGCGGCCTCGGCCTGGCTCGCGCCCCCGGCGAGCGCCGACTCGAACTTCACCATCTGCCGCACCGACCACGACACCGCCCCGAGCAGCCGCAGCCCGCCGTCGCGCGGATCGTAGGCGTCGGCGAGCGCCGCGAGCGCGCGGTCGAGGCGCCGCTTCCCGAGCGCGTCGATCAGCTCCCAGACGGTGCTCTGCCGGACGCGGATGACCACCTGGGCGATCGCGTCCTCGGTGATCGGCTGCTTCGCCCCGACGTACAGCGAGAGCCGCTCGAGCGCGTCGACAACGTAGCCGAGCTCGGGCCCGGCGAGCTCGGCGAGCTGATCGGCCACGTCGGGCGCGATCGGGTTGCCCTTCTCGCGGGCGACGGTCGCGATGAAGCCGGGCAAGGCGCGGCGGTTCAGGGCCTCGCACCCGACAAGGAAATCGCCCTTCTTGGCCGCGGTCACGAGGCGACGCTGGCCGTGGAGCTTCGTCGCGACGAGCACGAGGACCGCGCTCGGCGACGGCGCCTTGGCGTACTCCGCGAGCGCGTCGAGCGGGCTCAGCTGCTTCGACACGCCTCGTTTGCCGCTCGCGCCGCTCGCGCCGCGCTCGTCGTCCCCCTCGCCGTCGTCGCCCTCGTCCTTCTTCTCCCAGCGATCGACGCCGCGGACGAGCACGAAGCGGCGCGGGCCCATCATCGGGAGCATGCGGGCGGCGCCGAGGATCGACTCGATGGGCGCGTCGCCCGCGGTGAACTTGTCCTCGTTGAAGCCGGCGATGCCCCCCTTGGCCGCCGCTTCCCGGATCGCGCTCACCACGCGATCGACAAGCCAGCGCTCCTCCCCCAGCACGAGGTAGACGGGGCGGAGGGCGCCGGTGGCCGCTTCCTTCAAGGCTTGGTCGGGCGTCACCGCTCCGGCATCGGGCGTTCAGGCGGGTGCGTCAAGGGCGCCGCGCTCGCCCCCGGCGCCGGCGAGCCCGCGAGCCCGGCCCTCCCCTCGATCACGGCAGCGAGAACGGGACATCGACGCGCACGTTCGCCCCTGGCGGCGGGACGGCGACCGCCGGGAGCGCGTCGACCACGCAGGCCGTGACCTCGGGGCTCGACGCCTCGCGGTCCTCGATGATGCCGCGCGCGAGCTGCCGGCCCCGCGCGTCGAACGTGAGGTTGAAGATGTACTTCACCCCGCGCGGCGCCGGCCGCGCCGCGGCCGCCGGCTTGTAGCAGCGCTCGATCAGGGCCGGCCTGTGCGCCTCGAGCGCCCGCGCGGCCTGCATCGCGACCTGCTCGCGCGGCACGCTCGGCGCTGGCGCCTGGAGCGGGCGCGCCGACGCGCCTGCTCCAGGCGCCAGCGCCGCCCCGGCGGAGGACACCGCATCGGCAGGCTGCCAGGGCGCTCCCCCGACCGGGCGCGGTTCCG
The DNA window shown above is from Sorangium aterium and carries:
- a CDS encoding MutS-related protein — encoded protein: MHPIRAQVPAESIARPPEPGRAHAPDVPYAPALPSTDRIPSLLFVDPPARADLDELRQSLSFAFTSGVSGGLFGQALDRAPIAPSTWDPKSFAPDLFLEELVARCFRVRVGGHEAVVHRGFILRVLSRPPSDTRVTELRRGILHELSGSPTFRRQLERLYTASCRLRGALEGAVAGKKFDPTRRQLDVLAIVKEVFDLMSESFEGARSGLSRLRDFGQAVQATEGYRSMADLLDYDEHLATLRLDIRVGADGRIRGFDVVTVRERQENPFVLSPVRRWLAKLEMFFRGYSFGDGEVMARLVDAVFEGVEDQVVKLVPLVGEMEVYLGALGFRDLAEAAGLEVCLPELRSGAEGERVLLGLFNPLLVAGGGKAVPCDVVTDRADTTLLVTGPNSGGKTRLLQSVALTQLLAQAGMFVPARRASVARVPGLVVSLIQETKFDQSEGRLGMELLRIRALFEELGPGAMVILDELCSGTNPSEGEEIFELVVTLLEKLRPQAFITTHFLTFAARLEREKAIRNLRFVQVELDAAQRPTYQFVDGVAATSLAAQAAARLGVTRGELEGLIDRNIDRNLLASRALSVVGRDSAFAGPSVVGRDSAFAGPSGES
- the holA gene encoding DNA polymerase III subunit delta: MTPDQALKEAATGALRPVYLVLGEERWLVDRVVSAIREAAAKGGIAGFNEDKFTAGDAPIESILGAARMLPMMGPRRFVLVRGVDRWEKKDEGDDGEGDDERGASGASGKRGVSKQLSPLDALAEYAKAPSPSAVLVLVATKLHGQRRLVTAAKKGDFLVGCEALNRRALPGFIATVAREKGNPIAPDVADQLAELAGPELGYVVDALERLSLYVGAKQPITEDAIAQVVIRVRQSTVWELIDALGKRRLDRALAALADAYDPRDGGLRLLGAVSWSVRQMVKFESALAGGASQAEAAQRAGVAPFKANDVAQSVRQLPKGALAGWMRVLAETDLALKSSRRPAQAVLETMLMEMCAR